In Erigeron canadensis isolate Cc75 chromosome 1, C_canadensis_v1, whole genome shotgun sequence, a single window of DNA contains:
- the LOC122590484 gene encoding uncharacterized protein LOC122590484 has product MKRKRKQTQPDQVRNNMFDQAFNDSLFQCNSHVNHGEDVQTRALPKFAFIAPIMTHDMKLMNTSNYRRQSILRWKTKRANQRNKTPPKESDTLAATNGSSRHVSPFHESPIILTRTKDTQASTSTSNRPKTPRTKRKGRTPKTGRNLLQFIPLMSESLPRMKDCAHCGAAKFYSETKNFCCSNGRVVLANNKLPAILKQLLTSPSEEAKAFRTCIRTYNNLFAFTSLGVKSDTTLAKRNKGIYTFRVQGQVYHFINDLHPSDDGAKNLQLYFHDTEHEMQNRLASCERLSEPAIGICMEVLLQNPYACFFRTLKNVPHLENYQIILKTLPSQDQRVYNKPEVSQVAALWIDGGEDGDHGHRNIEVKTHNNHSRKIHYYYGCYDPLQYPLMFPFGELVLAQNDADYVFMREYYCYKLQIRKNDRSCLLQFGRLLQQYVVDNYVKLETQRLDFYRTQQQEIRKEYLQGVVDTVAAGETQGSKVGQRIILPSSFIGGPRNMRQKYIDAMTLVQKFGKPDIFLTMTCNPNWPEIKDLLIPQEESQNRADLVVRAFHARLELLKETSLRNIYSVK; this is encoded by the exons ATGAaacgaaaaagaaaacaaactcAACCTGACCAGGTTCGCAATAACATGTTTGACCAAGCTTTTAATGATAGCCTATTTCAATGCAATAGTCATGTTAACCACGGGGAGGACGTGCAAACTCGGGCTCTCCCGAAATTTGCATTTATAGCACCTATAATGACCCATGATATGAAACTCATGAATACGAGCAATTATAGGAGACAGTCTATCTTgagatggaaaacaaaaagggCAAACCAAAGAAATAAAACACCTCCCAAGGAATCTGATACATTGGCTGCAACCAATGGTTCTTCACGCCATGTTAGCCCTTTTCATGAGTCTCCAATTATCTTAACTCGCACAAAAG ATACACAAGCATCAACATCTACCAGTAATAGGCCAAAAACCCCAAGAACAAAGAGGAAAG GCCGCACCCCGAAAACCGGAAGAAACCTGTTGCAATTCATTCCTTTAATGAGTGAATCGTTGCCTAGAATGAAAGATTGTGCACACTGTGGTGCGGCTAAATTTTACTCTGAAACGAAGAATTTTTGTTGCTCAAATGGTCGTGTTGTTTTGGCTAACAACAAACTCCCAGCCATCCTGAAGCAACTTTTGACATCACCATCAGAAGAAGCAAAGGCATTTAGAACATGCATTAGGACATATAACAACCTATTTGCTTTTACTTCTTTGGGCGTAAAGTCAGATACCACCCTTGCCAAGAGGAACAAGGGCATTTACACATTTAGGGTGCAAGGTCAAGTTTACCATTTCATAAATGATTTGCATCCCAGTGACGATGGTGCCAAAAACCTCCAGCTTTATTTCCATGACACTGAACATGAAATGCAAAATCGTCTAGCATCTTGTGAAAGGCTATCTGAACCAGCAATTGGCATATGCATGGAAGTGCTTCTGCAAAACCCTTATGCTTGTTTCTTTCGAACACTTAAAAACGTCCCTCATTTGGAGAACTACCAGATAATCCTTAAAACACTTCCATCACAAGATCAAAGAGTGTACAATAAACCAGAAGTCTCACAGGTTGCAGCACTTTGGATAGATGGTGGAGAAGATGGGGACCATGGTCATAGGAACATTGAAGTTAAAACGCACAACAACCATTCTAGaaaaatacattattattacGGTTGTTATGACCCGTTACAGTATCCTTTAATGTTCCCGTTTGGCGAACTTG TCTTGGCCCAAAATGATGCAGATTATGTCTTTATGAGAGAGTATTATTGCTACAAGCTCCAAATTAGGAAGAATGACAGATCGTGTCTCTTACAGTTTGGTAGACTCCTCCAACAGTATGTAGTTGACAACTACGTCAAACTTGAAACACAAAGATTAGACTTTTACAGAACACAACAACAAGAAATTAGAAAAGAATATCTGCAAGGAGTAGTGGATACAGTAGCAGCAGGTGAGACCCAAGGTTCAAAGGTTGGCCAACGAATAATCCTTCCATCTAGCTTTATTGGGGGGCCAAGAAACATGCGTCAGAAATACATAGATGCCATGACATTAGTGCAAAAATTTGGAAAACCcgatatatttttgacaatGACATGTAACCCAAATTGGCCAGAAATCAAAGACCTTTTGATACCGCAAGAAGAATCACAGAATCGAGCAGATCTGGTGGTAAGAGCTTTCCATGCAAGGCTTGAACTGCTAAAAGAAACCTCTTTAAGAAACATATATTCGGTGAAGTAG
- the LOC122590494 gene encoding uncharacterized protein LOC122590494, with product MYRPEEYDEIVSAEIPNEKDNPHLYKMVVKHMLHGPCGILNVDNVCMKKNGTCKNSYPRPYSNETTQTSDAYPIYRRRKNGVTVKVRKATLDNRWVIPYNPYLLAKFDCHINVEICSTIKAVKYIYKYICKGCDRISFAVSSNNDSTLIDEIDQYQSGRWVSAPEATWRFYRFAMSEIKPAVIHLQLHLENYQPLTFKKKEKLKNVLNNPVQRKTMLTEFFFMNRTDKLAPDLDLTYSEFPDHFVWLQGDRFWKHRDLGDSVGRIVAAHPTEGERYYLRILLSKVRCPKSFSDLKMFNGHQTTTFREACLLRGYLVDDNSQQLCLQEASTFHLPYELRRLFATLLVYSCPNNP from the coding sequence ATGTATAGGCCAGAAGAATATGATGAGATTGTGTCGGCAGAAATACCAAATGAGAAGGATAACCCTCACTTGTATAAAATGGTTGTCAAGCACATGCTTCATGGCCCGTGTGGTATACTGAACGTTGAtaatgtttgtatgaaaaagaaTGGTACTTGCAAAAACTCATACCCGAGGCCTTATTCTAATGAGACCACTCAAACATCTGATGCATACCCGATCTACCGGAGGCGAAAAAATGGGGTGACAGTCAAAGTTAGGAAAGCTACACTTGATAACCGATGGGTAATACCATACAATCCCTACTTGCTAGCAAAGTTTGATTGTCATATCAACGTAGAAATATGCTCGACAATAAAGGcagtcaaatatatatataagtacatatGTAAAGGTTGTGATAGAATAAGTTTTGCTGTGTCATCGAATAATGATTCCACGCTGATAGATGAAATAGACCAATATCAGTCAGGGAGATGGGTTTCGGCTCCAGAAGCAACATGGAGGTTCTACAGGTTCGCAATGAGTGAGATAAAACCTGCTGTTATACATTTGCAGCTGCATTTAGAGAATTATCAGCCAttgacttttaaaaaaaaagaaaagctgAAAAATGTGTTGAATAATCCAGTCCAGAGAAAGACTATGCttactgaatttttttttatgaatagaACTGACAAGTTGGCCCCAGACTTGGACTTGACCTACTCTGAGTTCCCAGATCATTTTGTTTGGCTGCAAGGGGACAGATTTTGGAAACATAGGGACCTAGGGGATTCTGTAGGCCGAATAGTAGCAGCTCATCCAACTGAAGGTGAAAGGTATTACTTGAGAATACTATTGTCAAAAGTCCGTTGTCCTAAGTCCTTCAGtgatttaaaaatgtttaatggCCATCAGACCACCACTTTTAGGGAAGCATGCTTGTTACGTGGCTATTTGGTAGATGATAATAGCCAGCAATTATGTTTACAAGAGGCCTCTACTTTCCACTTGCCCTATGAACTCAGACGCCTTTTTGCCACCCTTCTGGTTTATTCATGCCCCAACAACCCTTAA
- the LOC122590506 gene encoding ATP-dependent DNA helicase pif1-like, with protein MTHREATKQALLQVNGFLQSMGRNIHEFDLAPQAYSYADLQDLTREIRAEQGIIVSQEDLDTIIKLNEKQKIAFDIIIGRVHSNEGGAFFVDGPGGTGKTYLYRALLAKIRSETHIALATATSGIAASILPGGRTAHSRFKIPLDLVEGGTCRVSKQSSLATLIKGSKLIIWDEAPMAKRTAIEALDDLLQDLMDSKELFGGKVVVLGGDFRQTLPVVRKGTKAETIDACLTNLHYGHHFTYYVWKRT; from the coding sequence ATGACACATAGAGAAGCTACAAAGCAGGCGTTGTTACAGGTCAATGGATTTTTACAGTCCATGGGCAGAAACATTCATGAATTTGATCTGGCACCACAAGCATACTCATATGCTGACCTTCAAGATTTGACAAGAGAAATTAGAGCTGAACAAGGTATTATAGTCTCGCAGGAAGATCTTGATACAATAATAAAACTCaatgaaaagcaaaaaataGCCTTCGATATAATAATTGGGAGAGTCCATTCAAATGAAGGTGGTGCTTTCTTTGTTGATGGCCCTGGTGGTACGGGAAAAACGTATCTGTATAGGGCTTtattagcaaagattagatcagaAACACATATAGCGCTGGCAACCGCCACTTCAGGCATAGCAGCGTCAATACTCCCTGGGGGTAGGACGGCTCATTCAAGATTTAAAATCCCACTTGACTTAGTCGAAGGAGGAACTTGTAGAGTTAGCAAACAAAGTTCTTTGGCAACTCTAATTAAAGGATCTAAGCTGATCATATGGGATGAGGCCCCAATGGCCAAAAGGACCGCTATCGAGGCTTTAGATGATCTTTTGCAAGATCTCATGGATTCAAAGGAACTTTTTGGGGGTAAGGTTGTCGTGCTTGGTGGAGATTTTAGACAGACACTACCCGTGGTGCGCAAGGGTACTAAGGCGGAAACTATTGATGCATGTCTAACTAATCTCCATTATGGCCATCACTTCACATATTACGTTTGGAAGAGAACATGA